A region of Lichenibacterium dinghuense DNA encodes the following proteins:
- a CDS encoding glycoside hydrolase family 5 protein: protein MAGLLSTPRPAGADDGAAGPVLFRRGASIQSRLGWALLRDGQPGRYAAEPFAGAGLDVPLGLVRDAKAAGFDFIRLAVDPGPFQQFTGAARDGLDATLLRVVRQIRGCGLAVIVDFAPNDLVAANDKRADVAALDGAAFRSYLETIRRTAHLLGAERDPRLALEFMNEPDTAYDPAGAARWQAMVEAMHAAARGQAPGLTLVASGGRSSARDALVLLDPAPLHDPNVLYTFHYYEPLDFTHQGVSGAPGDDAYRRYLGGLPYPSRTAGDVRSLVLANVQADRSLAPGARRDVTVEALQKAAAFVRGGYDRARIARDFDGVAAWASSHGIAADRVILGEFGVARFFADHAGADAASALNWQRDVRSEAEAHGFGWAVWALVGGTFMGITTGEDTTVLDPATLAALGLRAPGRPAR from the coding sequence ATGGCCGGCCTGCTGTCCACCCCCCGCCCGGCCGGCGCGGACGACGGCGCGGCGGGGCCCGTTTTGTTCAGGCGAGGCGCCTCGATCCAATCCCGCCTGGGCTGGGCCCTGTTGCGCGACGGGCAGCCGGGCCGCTACGCGGCGGAGCCCTTCGCGGGAGCGGGGCTCGACGTGCCCCTCGGCCTCGTCCGGGACGCCAAGGCCGCAGGCTTCGACTTCATCAGGCTGGCGGTCGATCCGGGCCCGTTCCAGCAGTTCACGGGCGCGGCGCGGGACGGGCTCGACGCGACGCTGCTGAGGGTCGTGCGCCAGATCCGCGGCTGCGGCCTGGCGGTGATCGTCGACTTCGCGCCGAACGACCTGGTCGCGGCCAACGACAAGCGGGCCGACGTCGCCGCGCTCGACGGCGCGGCGTTCCGCTCCTACCTGGAGACGATCCGGCGGACGGCGCACCTCCTCGGCGCGGAGCGCGATCCGCGCCTCGCCCTGGAGTTCATGAACGAACCCGACACCGCCTACGATCCGGCGGGCGCGGCGCGCTGGCAGGCGATGGTGGAGGCGATGCACGCCGCGGCGAGGGGCCAAGCCCCCGGACTGACCCTCGTGGCCTCGGGCGGGCGGAGCAGCGCGCGCGACGCGCTCGTGCTGCTCGATCCCGCCCCGCTGCACGACCCCAACGTCCTCTACACCTTCCACTACTACGAGCCCCTGGACTTCACGCACCAGGGCGTCTCCGGCGCGCCGGGCGACGACGCCTATCGCCGGTACCTGGGCGGCCTGCCCTACCCGTCGCGGACGGCGGGGGACGTGCGAAGCCTCGTCCTCGCCAACGTGCAGGCGGACCGGAGCCTCGCGCCCGGCGCCCGGAGGGACGTGACCGTGGAAGCCTTGCAGAAGGCGGCCGCGTTCGTGCGGGGCGGTTATGACCGCGCGAGGATCGCCCGCGACTTCGACGGCGTCGCGGCCTGGGCCTCGTCGCACGGCATCGCGGCGGACAGGGTCATCCTCGGCGAGTTCGGCGTCGCGCGCTTCTTCGCGGATCACGCCGGCGCCGATGCCGCGTCGGCCCTCAACTGGCAGCGGGACGTCCGCTCGGAGGCGGAGGCCCACGGCTTCGGCTGGGCCGTGTGGGCGCTCGTCGGAGGCACCTTCATGGGCATCACGACGGGCGAGGACACGACCGTGCTCGATCCCGCCACGCTCGCGGCGCTCGGGCTACGCGCGCCCGGACGCCCGGCCCGATGA
- a CDS encoding NAD-dependent epimerase/dehydratase family protein has translation MARVEKTALVCGAGGFIGSHLVRRLKREGYWVRGVDLKYPEFSETEADDFLVGDLRSQQTCQMIVDHRFDEVYQLAADMGGAGYIFTGEHDADVMHNSATINLNMLDVCRKRNCKQIFYSSSACIYPAYNQEDASNPKCSEDSAYPAAPDSEYGWEKLFSERLYMSFARNYKMATRVARYHNIFGPEGTWQGGKEKAPAAVCRKIAMAKSGDTIEIWGDGEQTRSFLYVDQCVEGTTRLLRSSFGEPVNIGSEEMVTINSLVAMVADIAGKTIHVEHIPGPLGVRGRNSDNRLIGKALDWAPSSRLRDGLEVTYAWIESQVAATAR, from the coding sequence ATGGCGCGTGTGGAGAAGACTGCGCTGGTCTGTGGGGCGGGTGGGTTCATCGGGAGCCACCTCGTGCGGAGGCTCAAGCGCGAGGGGTACTGGGTTCGCGGCGTGGATCTGAAATATCCCGAGTTCTCCGAGACAGAGGCGGATGATTTCCTCGTCGGCGATCTCCGGTCGCAGCAGACCTGTCAGATGATCGTCGATCACCGCTTCGACGAGGTCTACCAGCTCGCCGCCGACATGGGCGGGGCGGGGTACATCTTCACGGGCGAGCACGACGCCGACGTGATGCACAACTCGGCCACGATCAACCTCAACATGCTCGACGTGTGCCGCAAGCGCAACTGCAAGCAGATCTTCTACAGCTCCTCGGCCTGCATCTATCCCGCCTACAATCAGGAAGACGCGTCCAACCCGAAGTGCTCGGAGGACTCGGCTTACCCGGCGGCTCCGGACAGCGAGTACGGATGGGAGAAGCTGTTCAGCGAGCGTCTGTATATGTCCTTCGCCCGCAACTACAAGATGGCGACCCGCGTCGCCCGGTACCACAACATCTTCGGGCCGGAGGGGACCTGGCAGGGCGGCAAGGAGAAGGCGCCGGCCGCGGTGTGCCGCAAGATCGCCATGGCCAAGAGCGGCGACACGATCGAGATCTGGGGTGACGGGGAGCAGACCCGCTCCTTCCTCTACGTCGACCAGTGCGTCGAGGGCACCACGCGGCTCCTGCGCTCGTCCTTCGGCGAGCCGGTCAACATCGGCTCCGAGGAGATGGTGACGATCAACAGCCTCGTCGCCATGGTGGCCGACATCGCCGGCAAGACCATCCACGTCGAGCACATCCCGGGGCCGCTCGGCGTCCGGGGGCGGAACTCGGACAATCGCCTGATCGGGAAGGCGCTCGACTGGGCCCCGTCGTCTCGCCTGCGCGATGGTCTAGAGGTCACCTACGCCTGGATCGAGTCGCAGGTGGCGGCGACCGCCCGGTAG
- a CDS encoding WecB/TagA/CpsF family glycosyltransferase, producing MHDNSTSFLMAHDPDVEVYEVGGVPVAAVDMAGMIASMKRYFARGATAPGGFIAFCGAHGIVESQKDARVKDAHRAAWLTVADGRPLFWLGRLLGHRSVGQVPGIESIEAVCRAGVPLGWKHYFLGGADEVAESLAAEMARRVPGLQVVGHETPPFRALSDGEVEAMRARVRDSGAQVAWIGLGAPKQELFMADHVGHLPGLIAMGVGAAFDVNTGRVRRAPRVLQAIGLEWSYRLALEPRRLWSRYSMAVPRFLGIAAASLLARSRKAA from the coding sequence ATGCACGACAACAGCACGAGCTTTCTCATGGCCCATGATCCCGACGTCGAGGTTTATGAGGTCGGCGGCGTGCCCGTCGCCGCCGTCGACATGGCCGGAATGATCGCCTCCATGAAGCGCTACTTCGCGCGGGGTGCTACGGCGCCCGGCGGCTTCATCGCGTTCTGCGGCGCGCATGGCATCGTCGAGTCCCAGAAGGACGCGCGCGTCAAGGACGCGCACAGGGCCGCCTGGCTCACGGTCGCCGACGGCCGGCCCCTGTTCTGGCTCGGCCGGCTGCTCGGCCATCGCTCGGTCGGGCAGGTGCCCGGCATCGAGTCGATCGAGGCGGTCTGCCGGGCCGGCGTCCCCCTCGGCTGGAAACACTACTTCCTCGGCGGGGCCGACGAGGTCGCCGAGAGCCTCGCCGCCGAGATGGCGCGTCGCGTGCCCGGCCTCCAGGTCGTGGGCCACGAGACGCCCCCGTTCCGTGCCCTGTCGGACGGCGAGGTCGAAGCCATGCGGGCCCGCGTGCGCGACTCCGGCGCTCAGGTGGCCTGGATCGGCCTCGGCGCGCCCAAGCAGGAGCTGTTCATGGCGGACCACGTCGGCCACCTCCCCGGCCTGATCGCCATGGGCGTGGGAGCCGCCTTCGACGTCAACACGGGCCGGGTGCGCCGCGCGCCGCGCGTGCTGCAGGCGATCGGCCTCGAATGGTCCTATCGCCTCGCGCTGGAGCCCCGGCGGCTCTGGTCGCGCTACTCGATGGCCGTCCCGCGCTTCCTGGGGATCGCGGCGGCGTCGCTCCTGGCGCGGTCGCGCAAGGCGGCCTGA
- a CDS encoding FAD-dependent oxidoreductase, with product MVAETGIHDVAIVGAGLAGTALASALLRDGLRVALIDARASHPREFRAEKLGAGQMERFQALGLGDSVGCVATPMDDLWVVRYGRLVSRERKREYGFSYADLVNRLRADLSTSHQAVIGRVDDIATGPGGQTVRLTDGRQVRARLVVLSTGLGDAVRRKLGITRTVISPQHSLSIGFDMRSPRASFPFETLTYYAETFGTRAAYLTLFPLGSAMRANLFVYRGPADAWTEAFLSEPEAGLRALLPRLPRICPDLAVGGRVEARPIDLARAELPARDGIVLVGDAYLTACPIPGTGINKVLTDVERLRSVYIPRWLASPTVDRAAVSSFYADPIKAANDAESLRMSRYARHYGTSAHLAWAARRARHRVLHQIRHSLGRPVPDPLSGGAAIAAVVPFSMPRTPSTERAMTA from the coding sequence ATGGTTGCCGAGACCGGGATACATGACGTCGCCATCGTCGGGGCCGGGCTGGCCGGCACGGCCCTGGCATCGGCGCTGCTGCGCGACGGGCTCCGCGTCGCGCTGATCGACGCGCGCGCGTCCCACCCGAGGGAGTTCCGCGCGGAGAAGCTGGGCGCCGGGCAGATGGAGCGGTTCCAGGCCCTCGGCCTCGGAGACAGCGTCGGATGCGTCGCGACACCCATGGACGACCTTTGGGTGGTCCGCTACGGGCGTCTGGTCAGCCGCGAGCGCAAGCGCGAGTACGGTTTCTCCTACGCCGACCTCGTCAACCGCCTGCGGGCCGACCTGTCGACGAGCCACCAAGCCGTGATCGGCCGGGTCGACGACATCGCCACCGGCCCGGGTGGCCAGACCGTGCGCCTGACGGACGGGCGGCAGGTCCGGGCGCGGCTGGTCGTGCTGTCCACCGGCCTCGGGGACGCGGTGCGGCGCAAGCTCGGCATCACCCGCACCGTGATCAGCCCCCAGCACTCCCTGTCGATCGGCTTCGACATGCGGTCGCCGCGCGCGTCCTTCCCGTTCGAGACGCTCACCTACTACGCGGAGACATTCGGCACGCGGGCGGCCTACCTCACCCTGTTCCCGCTGGGGTCGGCGATGCGGGCCAACCTCTTCGTCTATCGCGGCCCGGCCGACGCGTGGACAGAAGCGTTCCTGTCGGAGCCCGAGGCCGGCCTGAGGGCGCTCCTGCCCCGCCTGCCGCGGATCTGCCCGGACCTCGCCGTGGGGGGGCGGGTCGAGGCGCGGCCGATCGACCTCGCGCGGGCCGAGCTGCCGGCGCGCGACGGGATCGTGCTGGTGGGCGACGCCTACCTGACGGCCTGCCCGATCCCGGGGACGGGCATCAACAAGGTCCTGACCGACGTCGAGCGCCTCCGCTCCGTCTACATCCCGCGGTGGTTGGCGTCGCCGACCGTCGACCGCGCCGCGGTGTCGTCGTTCTACGCCGACCCGATCAAGGCGGCGAACGACGCGGAAAGCCTGCGCATGAGCCGCTACGCCCGGCACTACGGGACCTCGGCCCACCTGGCCTGGGCTGCCCGGCGGGCGCGCCACCGCGTCCTCCACCAGATACGCCATTCCCTCGGGCGGCCCGTCCCCGATCCCCTGTCGGGCGGTGCCGCCATAGCAGCCGTGGTCCCTTTTTCCATGCCGCGGACGCCCTCGACCGAACGAGCGATGACAGCATGA
- a CDS encoding glycosyltransferase family 4 protein, whose translation MLANPDPPAERRPAATRLPGPRHPSGRRWRVACVTPLGPDGRGGIDRLFRYVREQPADDGEFEIRYLVSRGEAPGLLWLLTFPWHLARIAGVLATWRPDLLHVNYANGGSVPRKLAVAGVSRLMGCPLLLHLHCVFPSADLEKGKPGARMALALARTASHVIAIGRRAERAFVDVARIDPARVHVVANGVPDIGEGLAIPKRNAALKILFAGEIGPRKGTSVLIEALARLRDVPGWTCTVAGNGAVEECRASVRELGLSGRVDVLGWRSSDAVHRLMRDADVVVLPSAREVMPMSLIEGAAAGAALLATPVGEVPDVVEDGTNGFLIDRDPGRLADRLRLLLDDRDLLSRMQSESRRLFEARFRLDVFVEHLHAVYAEALAQAR comes from the coding sequence ATGCTGGCCAACCCCGATCCGCCCGCCGAGCGCCGGCCCGCGGCCACGCGCCTCCCCGGACCGCGCCATCCTTCCGGGCGCCGGTGGCGCGTGGCCTGCGTCACCCCGCTCGGGCCGGACGGGCGGGGCGGGATCGACAGGCTGTTCCGCTACGTCCGCGAGCAGCCGGCGGACGACGGCGAGTTCGAGATCCGCTACCTCGTCAGCCGGGGCGAGGCGCCGGGCCTGCTGTGGCTGCTGACCTTCCCGTGGCACCTCGCCCGCATCGCCGGCGTGCTCGCGACGTGGCGGCCCGACCTGCTGCACGTCAACTACGCCAACGGCGGCAGCGTGCCGAGGAAGCTCGCTGTCGCGGGGGTGAGCCGCCTCATGGGCTGCCCCCTGCTCCTCCACCTCCACTGCGTGTTCCCCTCGGCCGACCTCGAGAAGGGGAAGCCGGGAGCCCGCATGGCCCTCGCGCTCGCCAGGACCGCGTCGCACGTCATCGCCATCGGCCGCCGGGCGGAGCGCGCCTTCGTCGACGTCGCGCGCATCGACCCCGCCCGCGTGCACGTGGTCGCCAACGGGGTACCGGACATCGGCGAGGGCCTGGCGATCCCGAAGCGCAACGCGGCGCTGAAGATCCTCTTCGCCGGCGAGATCGGACCGCGCAAGGGGACGAGCGTGCTGATCGAGGCCCTCGCGCGCCTGCGCGACGTGCCGGGCTGGACCTGCACCGTGGCCGGCAACGGGGCCGTGGAGGAGTGCCGCGCGTCCGTGCGGGAGTTGGGCCTGTCCGGCCGGGTCGACGTCCTCGGCTGGAGGTCCAGCGATGCCGTCCACCGCCTCATGCGCGACGCCGACGTCGTGGTGCTGCCCTCGGCCCGCGAGGTGATGCCGATGTCGCTCATCGAAGGCGCGGCCGCGGGCGCCGCCCTGCTGGCCACCCCGGTCGGCGAGGTCCCGGACGTCGTCGAGGACGGGACCAACGGCTTCCTGATCGATCGCGACCCCGGGCGGCTGGCGGACCGGCTGCGCCTCCTGCTGGACGACAGGGACCTCCTGTCGCGCATGCAGTCGGAGTCGCGCCGCCTCTTCGAAGCGAGGTTCCGCCTCGACGTCTTCGTGGAACACCTTCACGCCGTCTACGCAGAGGCTTTGGCACAGGCGCGATGA
- a CDS encoding glycosyltransferase has product MTDLRLKADVPGREQGAAQPSSFGTAPPTRAAGAGRAPTTGRPVRSVAVYVPSLSGGGAERVAALLASGFADAGVLTTLIVEWEDEANAAHLDPRVATVVIGRGHGRGVLALARWLSRERPDVALAIDAPASLKLVAAKRLARAPTAVVVSFHGFAAAMAGRLGRIAYASSPLLVRLADLAVCVSAGIADDLGRRGAPAGRLATIANPVPAHARPAATEADLLARPPLVLALGRLVPGKRFDLLLDALAALPSDVRAEIYGEGPSRAALEGAAARLGGRAALPGYAADPWPLYGRARVLVVTSDSESFGNVVVEALSAGLPVVATDCGGPREILDHPLQGSLVPVGDADALAGALARWLAAPGDPAPRVARAADFAPKRAVDAYLAAFARLVRP; this is encoded by the coding sequence ATGACCGATCTACGCTTGAAAGCAGACGTGCCGGGCCGGGAGCAAGGGGCGGCGCAGCCGTCCAGCTTCGGGACCGCGCCGCCGACCCGCGCCGCCGGCGCCGGACGGGCGCCGACGACGGGCAGGCCGGTCCGCTCGGTCGCGGTCTACGTGCCGAGCCTGTCGGGGGGCGGCGCGGAGCGCGTCGCAGCGCTCCTGGCCTCCGGTTTCGCCGACGCGGGCGTCCTCACCACGCTCATCGTGGAATGGGAGGACGAGGCCAACGCGGCCCACCTCGACCCGAGGGTCGCCACGGTGGTCATCGGCCGGGGGCACGGGCGCGGCGTCCTCGCCCTCGCGCGGTGGCTGTCACGCGAGCGGCCCGACGTCGCCCTGGCGATCGACGCGCCGGCCAGCCTGAAGCTCGTCGCCGCCAAGCGCCTCGCCCGCGCGCCGACCGCGGTCGTGGTCTCGTTCCACGGCTTCGCCGCCGCGATGGCCGGGCGGCTGGGCCGGATCGCCTACGCGTCCTCGCCCCTGCTCGTCCGCCTGGCGGACCTCGCGGTCTGCGTGTCGGCGGGCATCGCCGACGACCTCGGACGGCGCGGCGCGCCCGCCGGGCGCCTGGCGACGATCGCCAACCCGGTGCCGGCCCATGCGCGCCCGGCCGCGACGGAGGCCGACCTCCTCGCGCGCCCGCCCCTCGTCCTCGCGCTGGGGCGGCTCGTGCCCGGCAAAAGGTTCGACCTGCTCCTGGACGCCCTGGCGGCGCTGCCATCCGACGTCAGGGCGGAGATCTACGGCGAGGGCCCATCCCGCGCGGCGCTGGAGGGGGCCGCGGCCCGGCTCGGGGGCCGCGCGGCGCTGCCCGGCTACGCGGCCGATCCCTGGCCGCTCTACGGGCGGGCGCGCGTCCTCGTCGTGACCTCCGACAGCGAGTCCTTCGGCAACGTCGTCGTCGAAGCCCTCTCGGCCGGCTTGCCCGTCGTCGCCACGGACTGCGGGGGACCCCGCGAGATCCTCGACCATCCCCTGCAGGGGAGCCTCGTCCCAGTCGGGGACGCCGACGCGCTGGCGGGAGCGCTCGCGCGCTGGCTCGCCGCGCCCGGCGACCCGGCCCCCCGCGTCGCGCGGGCGGCCGATTTCGCACCGAAACGCGCCGTCGACGCCTATCTCGCGGCCTTCGCGCGCCTGGTGCGGCCATGA
- a CDS encoding GNAT family N-acetyltransferase, protein MTTRNHRGSAVAEARFEARLHASLDDVAPIWRRLEAGGTAHPCQSLGWTRDVAAHLAAGAETFFVEVFDRSSGSPAMILPLAVSHRYGLRRIGWFSFGVCDYAAPALADGPDLSPDDCRAAWAAVKEVLPRADFIQIGQIPATVGRRANPLAALPQRRPTDIPAFGSAIDGDPETLLRRLCRSSTLRDMGKQRRRLERAGELRFSRASTPAEVEAGFAALVEQRTRRFAEMGRFDLLVQPRIQSFYRSAALAGLEGGPVRLFVLSVDGGPVATFYGLEHGAGFQGLILTMSDDKAWRTASPGVQIVAEALQWARGRGLTYFDLSVGDLPYKREFGLVRETLDEVVQPLSPQGFAFASALRAAAFAKARLREHPGARARIDRLRRRLRGGGPARPGVAQARNEG, encoded by the coding sequence ATGACCACCCGAAACCACAGAGGCTCCGCGGTCGCCGAGGCGCGCTTCGAGGCGCGTCTCCACGCGTCGCTCGACGACGTCGCGCCGATCTGGCGGCGCTTGGAGGCGGGCGGGACCGCGCATCCCTGCCAGAGCCTCGGCTGGACGCGCGATGTGGCCGCCCACCTCGCGGCCGGCGCGGAAACGTTCTTCGTCGAGGTCTTCGACCGCTCGTCGGGGAGCCCGGCGATGATCCTGCCCCTGGCCGTGTCCCACCGTTACGGGCTGCGCAGGATCGGCTGGTTCAGCTTCGGCGTCTGCGACTACGCGGCCCCGGCGCTCGCGGACGGCCCCGACCTGTCGCCCGACGACTGCCGCGCCGCCTGGGCGGCGGTGAAGGAGGTGCTCCCCCGCGCGGATTTCATCCAGATCGGGCAGATCCCCGCGACGGTCGGGCGGCGCGCCAACCCCCTGGCGGCGCTCCCGCAGCGCCGCCCGACGGACATCCCCGCGTTCGGCAGCGCCATCGACGGCGATCCCGAGACCCTGCTCCGCCGCCTCTGCCGGTCGAGCACCCTGAGGGACATGGGAAAGCAGCGGCGCCGCCTCGAGCGCGCGGGCGAGCTCCGCTTCAGCCGCGCGTCCACGCCGGCCGAGGTCGAGGCCGGCTTCGCCGCGCTGGTCGAGCAGCGGACCAGGCGCTTCGCCGAGATGGGGCGCTTCGACCTCCTGGTGCAGCCTCGGATCCAGAGCTTCTACCGCTCGGCGGCGCTGGCGGGCCTCGAGGGCGGCCCCGTCCGCCTCTTCGTCCTGTCCGTCGACGGCGGTCCCGTGGCGACCTTCTACGGGCTGGAACACGGGGCCGGCTTCCAGGGGCTGATCCTCACCATGTCGGACGACAAGGCCTGGCGGACCGCCTCGCCCGGCGTGCAGATCGTGGCCGAGGCCCTGCAATGGGCACGAGGCCGGGGCCTCACCTACTTCGACCTCAGCGTGGGGGACCTGCCCTACAAGCGCGAGTTCGGCCTCGTGCGCGAAACGCTGGACGAGGTCGTGCAGCCCCTGTCGCCGCAGGGCTTCGCCTTCGCCTCGGCCCTGCGCGCGGCCGCCTTCGCCAAGGCGAGGCTCCGCGAGCACCCCGGCGCGCGGGCGCGGATCGACCGGCTGCGCCGGCGCCTGCGCGGCGGCGGCCCCGCGAGGCCCGGCGTCGCGCAGGCGCGGAACGAGGGCTAG
- a CDS encoding lipopolysaccharide biosynthesis protein: MLIRQTLRYAPAQFLGPLAQFLSFVVWTHMLQPDTYGEILFLIATQELGVLLGVSWWTTYTVRYLPSMRDTAAYQPCENAVLLAAALAQGPVALAALFWIGRTSDLGLVAATVAYFASRTTLNHVAERGRAVGDIAAYTAAQTVGPILGLALGLALTKVLPPSTAVMSGFAAVQLALLPPLVVRLRLLVRPWVRFDRGHLRSALAYGGPLLLAGGFSWVSQIGIRFIVEHQDGATALGLLSVGWNLGQRLIAVLAMLLSAAAFPLAVRSVEERGLRAGLDQLSLNGTLLVGLLAPATLGTMAVVDSLTGVLVGADFRDVTLVVLPVAACVAALRNLRLHFVDQVYLLIERTNFVLGLHVFEACATVALCIVGLQMGGLRGACLGCLSASLVTLAASLAVARVRHRLPLAAGALARIAVANAAMVFAVRAWAFPATPLGLGLQVGTGALAYAAALLLLFGDRIIPLWAARRAAASARTGRGRPDGEPPGPRREEPRGPASPDLNGSVVSSARPAVRALPSRAPTRGLGSRHV; the protein is encoded by the coding sequence ATGCTGATCCGGCAGACGCTGCGCTACGCCCCCGCGCAGTTCCTCGGGCCCCTGGCGCAGTTCCTGAGCTTCGTCGTCTGGACGCACATGCTGCAGCCGGACACCTACGGCGAGATCCTGTTCCTGATCGCCACGCAGGAACTCGGCGTCCTCCTGGGCGTGTCCTGGTGGACCACCTACACGGTCCGCTACCTCCCCTCCATGCGGGACACCGCCGCCTACCAGCCCTGCGAGAACGCCGTGCTGCTCGCGGCCGCGCTGGCGCAGGGTCCCGTGGCCCTCGCCGCCCTGTTCTGGATCGGCCGCACGTCCGACCTCGGCCTCGTGGCCGCGACCGTGGCCTATTTCGCGAGCCGGACCACGCTGAACCACGTGGCCGAGCGCGGGCGGGCCGTCGGCGACATCGCGGCCTACACGGCGGCCCAGACCGTCGGTCCGATCCTGGGCCTCGCGCTCGGGCTGGCGCTGACGAAGGTCCTGCCGCCCTCGACGGCCGTGATGAGCGGCTTCGCCGCCGTGCAGCTCGCCCTCCTGCCGCCCCTGGTGGTCCGGCTGCGGCTGCTGGTGCGCCCGTGGGTGCGGTTCGACCGCGGCCACCTGCGCTCGGCCCTCGCCTACGGCGGTCCGCTGCTCCTGGCGGGTGGGTTCAGCTGGGTGTCGCAGATCGGCATCCGTTTCATCGTGGAGCACCAGGACGGCGCGACGGCGCTCGGCCTCCTGTCGGTCGGCTGGAACCTCGGGCAGCGACTCATCGCCGTGCTCGCCATGCTGCTGAGCGCCGCCGCCTTCCCGCTCGCGGTGCGGTCGGTCGAGGAGCGGGGCCTGCGCGCCGGCCTCGACCAGCTCAGCCTCAACGGGACGCTGCTCGTGGGCCTGCTCGCGCCCGCGACCCTCGGCACCATGGCGGTGGTGGATTCCCTCACCGGCGTGCTCGTGGGCGCCGATTTCAGGGACGTGACGCTGGTGGTGCTGCCGGTCGCGGCCTGCGTCGCCGCGCTCCGCAATCTCCGCCTGCACTTCGTCGACCAGGTCTATCTCCTCATCGAGAGGACGAACTTCGTGCTCGGCCTCCACGTCTTCGAGGCCTGCGCCACCGTCGCGCTCTGCATCGTGGGGCTGCAGATGGGCGGCCTGAGGGGGGCCTGCCTCGGGTGCCTGTCCGCGAGCCTCGTCACCCTCGCCGCGAGCCTCGCGGTCGCGAGGGTCCGCCACCGGCTGCCGCTGGCGGCGGGCGCCCTCGCCCGCATCGCCGTGGCCAACGCCGCCATGGTGTTCGCCGTGCGGGCCTGGGCCTTCCCCGCGACGCCGCTCGGGCTGGGCCTGCAGGTGGGGACGGGCGCCCTCGCCTACGCGGCGGCGCTGCTCCTGCTGTTCGGCGACAGGATCATCCCCCTCTGGGCCGCGCGACGCGCGGCCGCGAGCGCCCGGACGGGCCGCGGACGCCCGGACGGCGAGCCGCCCGGGCCTCGCCGCGAGGAGCCCCGCGGCCCGGCCTCACCGGATCTCAACGGATCCGTGGTCAGCTCGGCCAGACCGGCGGTCCGGGCGCTCCCCTCCAGGGCGCCGACCCGCGGATTGGGCTCTCGACATGTGTGA